The following are encoded in a window of Mycobacteroides chelonae CCUG 47445 genomic DNA:
- a CDS encoding glycosyltransferase, translated as MTRKRHRELDRAYLPPPRVSEVHGGIAVCIVAYGRPDLLAACLESCREHLGDLPVHVWDNSGPDYPGMQAVRAKYPAVHWHGTGENLGFAAAVNRLADLTPGAHLLLLNPDAAVRGPLTLTRAQLATGIKVAAAAPPIQAATPHHGELPWDNGHRTPNLLRALVSRAGYAPALRGRVVSELYRTRPTAVDGYLTGACLLINRQAWNEVGGFDEEFFLYGEEADWQLRARSAGWRLVLVDEPGVMHSAKGTVAGDDRRSVRSDDLLRANIALTLEHSRGVRTADLYLAGTSVLDRVQPGARRARTARVGAGSGRPQIILTTNRLVYGGAERQHVLLATELDRRGYSVTIACMQRFGPLVAEIPPTVRVVRQPWWCPAFETADGPTILVSGDTNTETGCATLWRASGRNRKWLVAAHIPPELRTGTYSAPLARAMSRADGFIALSQRHWDEVSAHQRVGKRFFTAPNGVVSRRELPEQAPERGEPNGPLRFVMLSRIVEHKNPHLLVEALSGLTEYDWQLSIFGDGPDRQRLEALTPESVRDRVHWRGWSPGPEHALADCDVLCVPSRSEAFPLVILEAMARAVPVIGSAVCSVPDMLDHGSGVVVDPIDVPTWRAALKDALAESGRLTALGRKGFDRMRDLYTIETMADSYEEAFTAVFKD; from the coding sequence GTGACTAGGAAGAGGCACCGCGAACTGGATCGCGCCTACTTGCCGCCTCCTCGAGTGAGCGAGGTGCATGGGGGTATCGCAGTGTGCATCGTGGCGTATGGAAGGCCAGACCTTCTCGCGGCCTGCCTGGAGTCCTGTCGCGAACATCTTGGCGATCTTCCGGTGCACGTGTGGGATAACTCGGGACCGGACTACCCGGGAATGCAGGCCGTGCGGGCGAAGTATCCTGCCGTGCATTGGCACGGTACCGGTGAAAATCTTGGATTCGCCGCGGCGGTCAATAGGCTGGCAGATCTCACGCCAGGAGCGCATCTGCTGCTGCTGAATCCCGATGCCGCCGTGCGGGGGCCGCTCACGCTGACCCGCGCCCAGCTCGCGACCGGAATCAAGGTGGCGGCGGCAGCGCCACCGATCCAGGCCGCCACTCCGCACCACGGTGAGCTCCCGTGGGATAACGGGCATCGCACTCCCAATCTCCTGCGGGCGTTGGTGTCACGCGCGGGCTACGCACCGGCCTTGCGCGGCCGGGTTGTCTCTGAGCTCTACCGGACACGCCCCACGGCCGTAGACGGATACCTCACCGGGGCCTGTCTATTGATCAATCGGCAGGCCTGGAATGAGGTCGGTGGATTCGACGAGGAGTTCTTCCTGTACGGCGAGGAGGCGGATTGGCAGCTGCGCGCACGGTCCGCGGGCTGGCGCCTGGTTCTCGTCGATGAACCCGGTGTCATGCATAGCGCCAAGGGCACTGTCGCCGGAGATGATCGTCGAAGCGTCCGCTCCGACGATCTGCTGCGTGCGAACATCGCTTTGACACTCGAGCATTCGAGGGGAGTGCGCACCGCCGATCTTTACCTGGCCGGGACTTCCGTGCTGGATCGCGTGCAGCCCGGGGCACGCCGGGCACGCACGGCACGGGTCGGCGCAGGCTCGGGGCGCCCACAGATCATTCTCACCACGAACCGGTTGGTGTACGGGGGAGCCGAGCGACAGCATGTATTGCTGGCCACCGAACTGGATAGACGTGGATATTCGGTGACCATCGCATGCATGCAGCGATTCGGCCCGTTGGTGGCCGAGATCCCGCCGACGGTGCGCGTGGTGCGCCAACCCTGGTGGTGCCCTGCCTTCGAGACAGCCGACGGTCCCACGATCCTGGTGTCGGGGGACACCAACACAGAGACCGGATGTGCAACGCTGTGGCGTGCATCCGGACGTAACCGTAAATGGCTTGTGGCGGCACATATCCCGCCCGAGCTACGTACGGGCACCTATTCGGCCCCGCTCGCGAGGGCGATGAGCCGGGCCGACGGGTTCATCGCGCTCTCGCAGAGACACTGGGACGAGGTGTCGGCACACCAGCGGGTGGGTAAACGCTTCTTCACCGCCCCCAACGGAGTCGTCAGCCGCCGCGAACTTCCCGAGCAAGCACCCGAGCGCGGGGAACCGAACGGCCCGTTACGTTTTGTGATGCTGTCGCGCATAGTCGAGCACAAGAATCCGCATCTGCTGGTGGAGGCACTGAGCGGATTGACCGAATACGATTGGCAACTCTCCATATTCGGGGACGGGCCCGATCGCCAACGATTGGAAGCCCTCACTCCTGAGTCCGTGCGCGATCGTGTGCACTGGCGGGGTTGGTCTCCGGGACCCGAGCATGCGCTGGCCGATTGCGATGTGCTCTGTGTGCCCAGCCGAAGCGAGGCCTTTCCCCTGGTGATTCTCGAAGCAATGGCGCGGGCGGTGCCGGTCATCGGCTCCGCAGTCTGCTCGGTGCCCGACATGCTCGACCACGGTAGCGGTGTGGTGGTCGACCCTATCGATGTGCCGACATGGCGGGCAGCCCTCAAGGATGCCCTTGCCGAGAGCGGCCGCCTGACAGCATTGGGGCGTAAGGGATTTGACCGGATGCGTGATCTGTACACCATCGAGACAATGGCGGATTCGTACGAGGAGGCCTTCACCGCGGTGTTCAAGGATTGA
- a CDS encoding flippase, translating into MTSEQADGSPVAEPASGRRIASAVAWQLGGRVLGTIASIAGIALTTRALGPESYGHLNAAIFFIGLWTSLTELGIGVVIVRRVSAGTGSLQRLVGINLAFSLSYCLPLAAVAALSGWLIYADHPEVQSMLLIISASLTLTTLSSCLNPIFMSSVRFSAVALADTLSRVAMLGVTIFLVTVDAEHVWYALPQVVAPAALLLIQGIAAHRITPLRIILSANETWGLVRESLPQTMVLIIGVLYWRIDGVILSLLSTPAEVGRYGLAYQTAFTLSLVGNFFLGATLSTMTGLFAASRERFAAFIERSMGLMFAIAVPVSVVGFFVGRDLVALLGSEQFVDKSNLVMPLLLVAVGLTFLTGTVSQALFAAHHQTFLLRLNVFNLAANIVLNVALIPHLGSLGAAIALVTSEVVGLVAASIRLTTCAGYRTPWMFLLRLGLPTAAAVGALLLAAQWIPELVAAVIAAGVYVGVNLWAGPVHLRDVREILRKEATDG; encoded by the coding sequence ATGACATCCGAACAGGCCGATGGATCCCCGGTCGCCGAGCCGGCCTCGGGGCGCCGGATCGCCAGTGCCGTGGCATGGCAACTCGGTGGCCGGGTGCTGGGGACCATCGCTTCCATCGCCGGGATCGCGCTCACAACCCGCGCTCTGGGGCCGGAGTCCTACGGGCATCTCAATGCCGCGATCTTCTTCATCGGTTTATGGACCAGCCTGACAGAGTTGGGTATCGGCGTCGTCATCGTCCGGCGGGTCTCGGCCGGCACCGGCAGTCTGCAACGCTTGGTCGGTATCAATCTTGCTTTCTCGCTCAGCTATTGCCTCCCGCTGGCCGCAGTGGCGGCCCTCTCTGGCTGGCTCATTTACGCGGATCACCCCGAGGTGCAGTCGATGCTGCTGATCATCAGCGCGAGTCTGACCCTGACGACATTGTCGAGCTGCCTGAACCCGATCTTCATGTCTTCGGTCCGGTTTTCGGCGGTGGCACTGGCGGACACACTGTCCCGGGTAGCGATGCTGGGGGTCACGATTTTCCTGGTCACCGTTGACGCAGAACATGTTTGGTATGCACTGCCGCAGGTGGTGGCCCCGGCCGCACTATTGCTGATTCAAGGTATCGCGGCTCATCGGATCACGCCGTTGCGAATCATTCTGTCGGCGAATGAGACGTGGGGCCTGGTGCGCGAAAGCCTGCCGCAGACGATGGTGCTCATCATCGGCGTCCTCTACTGGCGAATCGACGGTGTGATACTGAGTCTGTTGAGCACACCTGCGGAAGTCGGCAGGTATGGGCTGGCGTACCAGACCGCGTTCACATTGTCGCTGGTGGGGAACTTCTTCCTGGGCGCGACCCTGTCTACGATGACGGGACTGTTCGCCGCCTCGCGCGAGCGTTTCGCCGCCTTCATCGAGCGATCCATGGGATTGATGTTCGCCATCGCGGTTCCGGTCTCGGTCGTCGGGTTTTTCGTCGGACGAGATCTGGTCGCACTCCTGGGATCCGAGCAGTTCGTGGACAAGTCAAACCTGGTGATGCCGTTGCTGCTGGTCGCGGTGGGGCTGACCTTTCTCACCGGCACCGTCAGCCAGGCGCTCTTCGCGGCACATCATCAGACATTTCTGCTGCGCCTCAATGTATTCAATCTCGCTGCCAACATCGTTCTCAATGTCGCGCTGATTCCGCACCTGGGTTCGCTGGGCGCGGCTATCGCGCTGGTAACAAGCGAGGTGGTGGGCTTGGTTGCCGCCAGCATCAGGTTGACGACCTGCGCGGGTTATCGCACACCGTGGATGTTTCTGTTGCGGTTGGGATTACCTACCGCAGCCGCGGTGGGTGCGCTACTCCTTGCCGCACAGTGGATCCCCGAGTTGGTCGCCGCCGTCATCGCCGCCGGTGTCTACGTCGGCGTGAACCTGTGGGCGGGGCCCGTGCACCTGCGTGATGTTCGGGAAATCCTCCGTAAGGAGGCCACTGATGGGTGA
- a CDS encoding glycosyltransferase family 4 protein, whose translation MQRRLHAYVALPHGVSASQWEARNHADEVPDRAPYGLHRLSNYGVTPTFSEFSFGRRLERVAGQIRYRTGDLEILEVVADRAARRESDVVFCYDERTGVPAAFAAAMRMSPPVVTGVGWLTEPTDSSPIHRRLARHALARSAAVFSQSPPQVELLSRAWGVDDARLHFAPVGIDTDFYRVQPWESAGAPLVVSAGEDVHRDHALLVEAVLIAREQCPGLGLELATALPITAPSEVVTLHTERLYGRMRDLYRRSTLVAIAVRPNVITGSGLTVALEAMASGRPVVMTDNPGIAHYVRHDVDGVLVPPGDPDAFARAIADLARDPDRARALGQAGARRARAEFSSERMSEHFASIIHGV comes from the coding sequence ATGCAACGACGACTGCACGCGTATGTGGCTTTGCCGCACGGCGTTTCGGCTTCGCAATGGGAGGCCCGGAACCACGCTGATGAGGTGCCGGACCGGGCGCCCTATGGACTGCACCGACTGTCCAACTACGGTGTGACGCCGACCTTCAGTGAGTTCTCTTTTGGGCGCCGCCTCGAGCGTGTGGCCGGTCAGATCCGTTATCGAACAGGTGATCTGGAGATCCTGGAAGTCGTCGCAGACCGGGCGGCGCGTCGCGAAAGCGATGTCGTCTTCTGCTACGACGAACGCACCGGAGTGCCCGCGGCTTTTGCCGCAGCTATGCGGATGAGCCCACCGGTGGTGACCGGAGTCGGATGGCTTACCGAGCCCACGGACTCTTCGCCGATTCATCGGCGACTCGCGCGCCATGCGCTGGCCCGCAGCGCCGCGGTGTTTTCGCAGTCTCCCCCGCAGGTCGAACTGCTGTCGCGGGCCTGGGGCGTCGATGACGCCCGGCTGCATTTCGCGCCGGTGGGCATCGATACCGATTTCTATCGAGTGCAACCGTGGGAGAGCGCGGGCGCTCCCCTGGTGGTCAGCGCGGGTGAGGATGTCCACCGCGATCACGCACTTCTTGTCGAGGCGGTTTTGATCGCCCGCGAACAGTGTCCCGGCCTTGGGCTCGAGCTGGCCACAGCCCTGCCAATCACCGCGCCATCCGAGGTTGTCACGCTGCACACCGAGCGGCTGTACGGACGGATGCGTGATCTGTACCGGCGATCCACACTCGTGGCGATCGCGGTGCGGCCCAACGTAATCACGGGTTCTGGCCTGACCGTCGCTCTGGAGGCCATGGCCAGCGGGCGCCCGGTGGTGATGACGGACAACCCGGGCATAGCGCATTACGTCCGCCACGATGTCGACGGTGTGTTGGTGCCACCCGGCGACCCCGATGCCTTCGCCCGTGCGATCGCAGATTTGGCGCGCGATCCTGACCGCGCCCGCGCCCTGGGACAGGCTGGGGCGCGGCGTGCACGGGCGGAGTTCAGCTCCGAACGGATGTCTGAGCATTTCGCGAGCATTATCCATGGGGTTTAG
- a CDS encoding WecB/TagA/CpsF family glycosyltransferase, translating into MSTDELGPPIRVTISQVTVDLCSVRDVLDAVTQRASACDARPLVVGSVNLDHFHHFGSGRANPDCAALGPELDWLMLADGAPIVARARLKTRQNWPRITGADLLPMVLEQAARTGHRVGFLGGLPQVHDRLRAVLHERYPGLAVAGLWAPGRADLTDSDRSDALARDIAAADTDVLVVGLGKPLQELWIARDGLTTGAAVLLAFGASADFLAGAATRAPEWMQRYGLEWSYRLGREPRRMARRYLIQGPAAVVRLRKAAVEPALPWHA; encoded by the coding sequence GTGTCGACAGATGAGCTGGGCCCGCCGATTAGGGTGACGATCTCGCAGGTCACGGTGGATCTTTGCTCGGTGCGTGATGTGCTCGATGCGGTGACCCAACGTGCCTCAGCGTGTGATGCGCGGCCGCTTGTGGTCGGCTCGGTGAACTTGGACCATTTCCATCATTTCGGATCTGGTCGCGCGAACCCTGATTGCGCAGCGCTGGGTCCCGAGCTGGATTGGTTGATGCTCGCCGACGGGGCGCCGATCGTGGCCCGGGCCCGACTCAAGACTCGGCAGAACTGGCCGCGGATTACCGGAGCAGACCTGTTGCCGATGGTTCTGGAACAGGCGGCACGCACAGGTCACCGCGTCGGATTCCTCGGCGGGCTGCCACAGGTGCACGACAGGCTTCGTGCTGTGCTGCATGAGCGTTATCCGGGTCTTGCGGTGGCCGGTCTCTGGGCACCCGGTCGCGCAGATCTCACCGATTCGGATCGCAGCGATGCGTTGGCGCGGGACATTGCTGCCGCGGATACCGATGTCCTGGTGGTGGGGCTTGGAAAGCCTTTGCAGGAATTGTGGATTGCACGCGATGGCCTGACCACCGGTGCGGCGGTACTGCTGGCCTTCGGCGCATCGGCAGACTTCCTTGCCGGCGCGGCGACGCGCGCTCCGGAATGGATGCAGCGCTACGGACTCGAGTGGTCCTACCGGTTGGGCCGGGAGCCCCGCCGCATGGCCCGCCGGTACCTGATACAGGGACCGGCCGCGGTGGTGCGGTTACGAAAGGCAGCCGTCGAGCCCGCACTGCCTTGGCACGCGTAG
- a CDS encoding O-antigen ligase family protein, which yields MTTSLPRTDNPATVVSGRGPDTVTFVALALIVLLSTRQVYAVYALKGLSPAQVALILVGALGVYWVLSGHRLALGARGLAIAILASLLTTVVSFNVVTTHVLPHVALIQAGQGIAAFAVTVTALIGFVFLFAAYPDNSARTIEMLLKALVIGGAITAAFALVQFGTGLDIAAMIRIPGIMKFGDTGVAHGIVREGVVRAQGAAAHALELSAVLTTIAPIGVALVYSARAARRKAWPWALLTIVVIAGSVVTVSRSAFIGLAAAILVMSWRWPVRRLAGLVAAALGAAAVAAVSGLGVFDAIISTFMGSADDPSLQSRARGIDYVMSHWTEHFWLGQGAFTYPLGPEQPVLDNEYLSRLIEGGILGLLTLIVLMITAIMYAARARNRCDDVPTTELINGVLGALVALTVVASVLDVSAFQQISMVRWLLIVLAGAAWALVKRNQKVHT from the coding sequence GTGACGACAAGCCTTCCGCGGACCGATAACCCGGCCACGGTGGTGTCCGGCCGCGGGCCGGACACCGTCACGTTCGTGGCGCTGGCATTGATCGTGCTCCTGAGCACCCGACAGGTGTACGCGGTCTACGCGTTGAAGGGACTGAGTCCCGCGCAGGTCGCGTTGATTCTCGTTGGCGCCCTGGGTGTCTATTGGGTGTTGTCGGGGCATCGGCTTGCCCTGGGCGCTCGCGGGCTCGCGATCGCGATCCTGGCCTCACTACTCACAACGGTGGTGTCCTTCAACGTCGTCACCACACACGTTCTTCCGCACGTGGCGTTGATTCAGGCTGGGCAGGGCATTGCCGCGTTCGCGGTAACGGTGACCGCGCTCATAGGTTTCGTCTTTCTCTTCGCCGCCTACCCCGACAATTCCGCGCGCACTATCGAGATGTTGTTGAAGGCACTCGTCATCGGTGGTGCGATCACCGCGGCCTTCGCCCTGGTGCAGTTCGGGACCGGTCTTGATATCGCGGCCATGATCCGGATTCCCGGCATTATGAAGTTCGGGGATACCGGTGTCGCACACGGAATTGTCCGTGAAGGTGTGGTTCGTGCACAGGGTGCCGCCGCCCATGCCCTCGAGCTGAGTGCGGTGCTGACCACAATTGCCCCTATCGGGGTGGCGCTGGTGTACAGCGCCAGGGCCGCGCGCCGTAAGGCCTGGCCGTGGGCGCTGCTGACCATCGTGGTGATCGCGGGTTCGGTGGTGACGGTTTCGCGATCCGCCTTCATCGGATTGGCGGCAGCCATTCTGGTGATGTCGTGGCGCTGGCCGGTGCGGCGGCTCGCGGGATTGGTCGCGGCCGCCCTCGGTGCGGCGGCAGTGGCCGCGGTGAGCGGCCTGGGTGTCTTCGACGCGATCATCAGTACCTTTATGGGTAGCGCCGACGATCCTTCGCTGCAATCACGCGCCCGCGGAATCGATTACGTGATGTCCCATTGGACAGAGCATTTCTGGTTGGGACAGGGGGCGTTCACCTATCCGCTTGGACCTGAGCAGCCGGTCCTCGACAACGAATACCTCAGCCGCCTCATCGAAGGTGGGATCTTGGGCTTGCTGACCCTGATCGTCCTGATGATCACGGCCATCATGTACGCGGCCAGGGCGCGCAACCGTTGTGACGATGTGCCCACCACGGAGTTGATCAATGGTGTGCTCGGCGCGCTCGTCGCGCTCACCGTCGTCGCCTCGGTACTGGATGTATCTGCTTTCCAACAAATTTCGATGGTCCGATGGCTGCTGATCGTGCTCGCGGGTGCGGCATGGGCGCTGGTCAAACGCAATCAGAAAGTCCATACATGA
- a CDS encoding glutamate-1-semialdehyde 2,1-aminomutase, translating to MTHRGFDQSNAWQARLHDAVPGGAHTYARGADQYPLGMAPVLTHGAGARVWDVDGNSYVEYGMGLRAITLGHAYGPVVEAVRETLARGVSFSRPTVLEAEAAEDFLRTVPTAEMVKFAKNGSDVTTAAIRLARAVTGRTMVAACRQPFFSTDDWFIGTTEMSAGIPTSATDDIARFSYNDFDSLATLFDRFPGEIACVIMEAASAAAEPAPGFLESVRSLCTDHGALLVFDEIITGFRWSRQGAQAVYGVTPDLSCWGKAMGNGFAIAALAGKRDYMERGGLRTDVPRTFLLSTTNGPEAVGLAAFRAVVQSYRDDAPVHAMEAAGRSLALGVAEITAELGVDEHIQTAGRSSCLTFTSLDPDRKPSQAYRALLLQELLRRGVLGQSFVISAAHTSVDIELTLEAVRGAAEIYRRALDAGRTDGFLVGPAVAPALRSLAAPRRIP from the coding sequence ATGACACACCGGGGATTCGATCAGTCGAACGCATGGCAGGCCCGGCTCCACGACGCGGTGCCGGGAGGCGCACATACCTACGCACGCGGAGCCGACCAGTACCCGCTCGGCATGGCACCGGTGCTCACCCATGGGGCGGGTGCGCGGGTATGGGATGTCGATGGCAATTCGTATGTCGAATACGGCATGGGGCTGCGCGCGATAACGCTCGGCCATGCGTACGGTCCCGTGGTCGAGGCGGTCCGCGAAACCCTGGCGCGGGGTGTGAGTTTCAGCCGACCCACGGTGCTGGAAGCCGAAGCCGCCGAAGACTTTCTGCGCACCGTGCCGACGGCCGAAATGGTGAAGTTCGCCAAGAACGGGTCGGATGTGACCACCGCCGCCATCCGCCTGGCTCGCGCCGTCACCGGACGCACCATGGTGGCGGCGTGCCGACAGCCGTTCTTCTCGACCGACGATTGGTTCATTGGCACCACCGAGATGAGCGCGGGCATCCCCACGTCTGCGACCGACGACATCGCCAGATTCAGCTACAACGATTTCGATTCTTTGGCCACGCTTTTCGATCGTTTCCCGGGGGAAATCGCTTGCGTCATCATGGAAGCGGCCAGCGCGGCGGCCGAGCCCGCACCCGGATTCCTGGAATCGGTGCGGTCGCTGTGCACCGACCACGGTGCGCTGCTGGTTTTCGACGAGATCATCACCGGGTTCCGGTGGTCGCGCCAGGGCGCCCAGGCGGTCTACGGGGTAACCCCGGACCTGTCGTGTTGGGGCAAGGCCATGGGCAATGGATTTGCGATCGCCGCACTCGCTGGAAAGCGTGACTACATGGAACGCGGCGGCCTACGGACCGATGTCCCCCGGACGTTTCTCCTGTCCACCACCAATGGGCCAGAAGCTGTGGGGCTGGCTGCGTTTCGTGCCGTGGTGCAGTCCTATCGTGATGACGCCCCGGTTCACGCGATGGAGGCCGCGGGCCGCAGCCTTGCGTTAGGCGTGGCCGAGATCACCGCTGAACTTGGTGTGGACGAACATATTCAGACCGCGGGCCGGTCGTCATGCCTTACCTTCACGAGCCTCGACCCGGACAGAAAGCCCTCACAGGCCTATCGGGCACTGTTGTTGCAAGAACTTCTGCGTCGCGGCGTGCTGGGGCAATCCTTTGTGATCTCCGCCGCACACACGTCCGTCGACATCGAATTGACGCTTGAGGCGGTGCGCGGTGCCGCCGAGATCTACCGGCGCGCCCTCGATGCGGGCCGCACCGACGGATTCCTGGTGGGCCCGGCCGTGGCGCCGGCATTACGCTCACTCGCCGCGCCCCGACGGATCCCCTAG
- a CDS encoding cytochrome ubiquinol oxidase subunit I, which translates to MNALDVSRWQFGITTVYHFVLVPLTIGLAPLLAIMQTAWVVTGNNSWYRLTRFFGKLFLINFALGVATGIVQEFQFGMNWSEYSRFVGDVFGAPLALEGLVAFFLESTFLGLWIFGWTRLPKLVHLACIWMVAIGVNASAFFIIAANSFMQHPVGAVYNPETGRAELVSITELLTNNTALAAFPHTVAGSLLTASTFVAGICGWWMVRSHKVGTLDDARTMYRPAAIGACAVMILSGAALAATGDVQGKLMFQQQPMKMASAESLCYTEKDPKFSVLTVGTHNNCASVAHAISVPYVLPFLAEGKFTDVTLKGVEDLQKEYEQKFGPRNYRPNLFVTYWSFRAMIGLAAGSALLALAGLWVTRGGRIPSQRWFAWLSILAIPTPFLANSAGWVFTEMGRQPWVVAPNPTGVEQIRLTVDLAVSHHSAATVWLSLITFTLLYGALGVVWFWLIRRYTIEGPLEHDTEPASPVTDDDSVKPLSFAY; encoded by the coding sequence ATGAACGCCCTGGACGTATCCCGATGGCAGTTCGGCATCACCACCGTGTACCACTTCGTTTTGGTGCCATTGACCATTGGGCTCGCTCCGCTTCTGGCCATCATGCAAACCGCGTGGGTGGTCACCGGCAACAACTCCTGGTATCGGCTGACCCGCTTCTTCGGCAAGCTGTTTCTCATCAACTTCGCCCTGGGTGTGGCCACCGGGATCGTGCAGGAATTCCAGTTCGGAATGAATTGGAGCGAATACTCGCGCTTCGTCGGCGACGTATTCGGTGCTCCCCTTGCCCTCGAGGGGCTGGTGGCCTTCTTCTTGGAGTCAACCTTCCTGGGCTTATGGATATTTGGATGGACGCGGCTGCCCAAGCTGGTGCACCTGGCGTGTATCTGGATGGTGGCGATCGGCGTCAACGCTTCGGCGTTCTTCATCATTGCCGCCAACTCGTTCATGCAGCATCCGGTCGGTGCCGTCTACAACCCGGAGACCGGCCGTGCCGAACTGGTCAGCATCACCGAGCTCCTGACCAATAACACGGCGCTGGCCGCGTTCCCCCACACCGTCGCCGGATCCCTGCTCACCGCAAGCACCTTCGTCGCGGGAATCTGTGGTTGGTGGATGGTCCGCTCCCACAAGGTCGGCACGCTCGACGATGCACGCACGATGTACCGGCCCGCCGCCATCGGCGCGTGCGCCGTGATGATCCTGTCCGGCGCTGCGCTGGCGGCCACCGGGGACGTCCAGGGCAAGCTGATGTTCCAGCAGCAGCCCATGAAAATGGCGTCGGCAGAATCCCTGTGTTACACCGAGAAAGACCCCAAGTTCTCGGTGTTGACGGTCGGTACGCACAACAACTGCGCCAGCGTGGCACACGCCATTTCGGTCCCGTATGTGCTGCCGTTCCTGGCCGAGGGCAAGTTCACCGACGTCACTCTCAAGGGTGTGGAAGACCTTCAGAAGGAATACGAGCAGAAGTTCGGACCGCGCAACTACCGGCCCAATCTCTTTGTCACCTACTGGTCCTTCCGCGCGATGATCGGGCTGGCTGCCGGATCCGCCCTACTGGCACTGGCAGGATTGTGGGTGACCCGTGGTGGGCGCATCCCGAGTCAGCGTTGGTTCGCCTGGCTCTCGATCCTGGCCATCCCCACCCCTTTCCTTGCCAACAGCGCCGGGTGGGTATTCACCGAGATGGGCCGGCAGCCGTGGGTGGTGGCACCCAACCCGACTGGGGTGGAGCAGATCCGGCTCACCGTGGACCTGGCGGTCTCGCACCATTCCGCAGCCACGGTATGGCTATCCCTCATCACGTTCACCCTGCTGTACGGCGCACTGGGTGTGGTCTGGTTCTGGCTGATCCGCCGATACACCATCGAGGGGCCCCTCGAACACGACACCGAACCTGCTTCGCCCGTCACCGATGACGACAGCGTCAAACCGCTGTCTTTCGCCTACTAG
- the cydB gene encoding cytochrome d ubiquinol oxidase subunit II, whose product MNPTALQQFWFIVVAVLFLGFLVLEGFDFGVGMLMHPLGRGDDRRRRAVLNTIGPVWDGNEVWLITAGGAMFAAFPHWYATVFSGLYLPLLLILVAMIVRIVAIEWRGKIDDPRWRARCDLGIAIGSWIPALLWGVAFSAMLAGLPVDSAKQLTLTIGDVLRPYVLLGGVVFVGLFAFHGALFISLKTAGAVREDAVSTARKLAIPVIVAAGAYGLWTQLAYGKSWTWIALVIAALSLVGAAAFSRISRDGWAFACTCLTVVAVVALLFGSLYPNLIVSSLDPAYNLTVTNASSSPYTLRVMSWAAAVTAPVVLIYQGWTYWVFRQRISADQIPDPVGLPVR is encoded by the coding sequence ATGAATCCCACAGCATTGCAACAGTTCTGGTTCATCGTCGTGGCGGTGTTGTTCCTCGGCTTCCTCGTGCTCGAAGGGTTCGACTTCGGCGTCGGGATGCTCATGCATCCCCTCGGCCGCGGTGACGACCGACGGCGACGGGCGGTGTTGAACACCATCGGGCCGGTATGGGACGGCAATGAGGTCTGGCTCATCACCGCGGGTGGCGCAATGTTCGCGGCCTTCCCACACTGGTACGCAACGGTGTTCTCGGGCCTGTACCTTCCGCTGCTGCTCATCCTGGTGGCCATGATCGTCCGGATCGTCGCCATCGAATGGCGGGGAAAGATCGATGACCCCCGTTGGCGTGCCCGCTGCGATCTCGGGATAGCGATCGGATCCTGGATTCCGGCGCTGCTGTGGGGCGTGGCGTTCTCGGCGATGCTCGCCGGGCTTCCGGTCGACAGTGCTAAGCAGCTCACCCTCACCATCGGCGACGTGCTCAGACCCTATGTGCTGCTGGGTGGCGTAGTTTTCGTGGGGCTCTTCGCCTTTCACGGCGCACTGTTCATATCGCTCAAGACCGCCGGCGCGGTGCGAGAGGACGCCGTCTCCACAGCACGCAAGCTGGCGATTCCCGTGATCGTCGCCGCCGGTGCATACGGATTGTGGACTCAGCTTGCCTACGGCAAGAGTTGGACATGGATCGCACTCGTGATTGCCGCGTTATCGCTGGTCGGCGCGGCAGCCTTTTCGCGAATCTCCCGTGACGGATGGGCTTTTGCCTGCACCTGCCTGACAGTGGTCGCGGTCGTCGCTTTGCTTTTCGGCTCCCTGTATCCGAATCTGATTGTCTCCAGCCTTGATCCGGCCTACAACCTGACAGTGACAAACGCATCGTCAAGCCCCTATACGCTCAGGGTGATGAGCTGGGCCGCCGCGGTCACCGCTCCCGTGGTGCTGATCTACCAGGGCTGGACATATTGGGTTTTCCGGCAGCGCATCTCGGCCGATCAGATTCCCGATCCGGTCGGGCTACCCGTGCGATGA